One window of the Camelina sativa cultivar DH55 chromosome 1, Cs, whole genome shotgun sequence genome contains the following:
- the LOC104764335 gene encoding uncharacterized protein LOC104764335 isoform X1 → MNATDLWEEIESSESYLVCSMYEEANSSSSSILKTIFGNIDVLSEEEALGDHQLHDLLESVGMVLVQSLHGIGRTVEIVNELRNVFGEIAAIPVQVLLTGICLQISNGSYSGVSEILQDFFSIWVYRDNHYILNDAGVSAKGFHGKTSMDIDEFLEVVELYTFGVLAKVSDDVGLAVSWVEKAALPEDRRHGLLRRLHSLLSLKTTNVPDASSFEEDSKDSSSYAVVNKPKDSKNYDIDSGLKLTKQHEPSPLWSSHPLSLKLGNTQFSMSKGKVAISLVGLIICYALKRKRAALIRIIRRQMESTRKAFVDFWKLAFSYQVNPLAAIQSIPNSTT, encoded by the exons TTACCTCGTGTGCTCTATGTATGAAGAGGCaaattcatcatcttcctccatACTGAAAACAATATTTGGAAACATTGATGTTTTATCTGAGGAGGAAGCTCTTGGTGATCACCAATTGCATGATCTGTTGGAATCTGTTGGTATGGTTTTAGTCCAATCCTTGCATGGAATCGGAAG GACAGTGGAGATTGTAAACGAGTTGAGAAATGTGTTTGGTGAAATTGCAGCTATCCCTGTTCAAGTTCTTCTCACTGG GATATGCCTTCAAATATCAAATGGTTCATACTCGGGTGTAAGTGAGATTCTGCAAGATTTTTTTAGCATATGGGTTTACAGAGACAACCACTATATCCTAAATGACGCTGGAGTAAGTGCAAAAGGGTTCCATGGGAAAACATCTATGGATATTGATGAGTTCTTAGAAGTTGTAGAGCTGTATACCTTTGGAGTTCTTGCAAAAGTTTCTGATGACGTGGGTCTAGCCGTTTCATGGGTTGAGAAAGCTGCATTGCCTGAGGATAGACGACAT GGGCTTTTGAGAAGATTACATTCTTTACTGTCTCTCAAAACAACAAACGTTCCAGATGCTAGTTCTTTTGAGGAAGATTCCaaggattcttcttcttatgccGTAGTGAATAAGCCCAAGGATTCCAAGAATTATGATATTGATTCTGGCCTGAAACTCACTAAACAACATGAACCTTCGCCACTTTGGTCATCCCATCCTCTAAGCCTCAAGCTTGGTAATACCCAATTTAGCATGTCCAAGGGAAAGGTTGCTATAAGCCTTGTTGGATTAATCATATGTTATGCTTTGAAGAGAAAACGAGCTGCTTTGATACG GATCATTCGCAGACAGATGGAGTCTACGAGAAAAGCATTTGTAGATTTCTGGAAGCTTGCTTTTTCATACCAAGTGAATCCTCTTGCAGCAATTCAATCCATACCAAACAGCACAACATGA
- the LOC104764335 gene encoding uncharacterized protein LOC104764335 isoform X2, giving the protein MQLIFGKKSKVLREANSSSSSILKTIFGNIDVLSEEEALGDHQLHDLLESVGMVLVQSLHGIGRTVEIVNELRNVFGEIAAIPVQVLLTGICLQISNGSYSGVSEILQDFFSIWVYRDNHYILNDAGVSAKGFHGKTSMDIDEFLEVVELYTFGVLAKVSDDVGLAVSWVEKAALPEDRRHGLLRRLHSLLSLKTTNVPDASSFEEDSKDSSSYAVVNKPKDSKNYDIDSGLKLTKQHEPSPLWSSHPLSLKLGNTQFSMSKGKVAISLVGLIICYALKRKRAALIRIIRRQMESTRKAFVDFWKLAFSYQVNPLAAIQSIPNSTT; this is encoded by the exons AGGCaaattcatcatcttcctccatACTGAAAACAATATTTGGAAACATTGATGTTTTATCTGAGGAGGAAGCTCTTGGTGATCACCAATTGCATGATCTGTTGGAATCTGTTGGTATGGTTTTAGTCCAATCCTTGCATGGAATCGGAAG GACAGTGGAGATTGTAAACGAGTTGAGAAATGTGTTTGGTGAAATTGCAGCTATCCCTGTTCAAGTTCTTCTCACTGG GATATGCCTTCAAATATCAAATGGTTCATACTCGGGTGTAAGTGAGATTCTGCAAGATTTTTTTAGCATATGGGTTTACAGAGACAACCACTATATCCTAAATGACGCTGGAGTAAGTGCAAAAGGGTTCCATGGGAAAACATCTATGGATATTGATGAGTTCTTAGAAGTTGTAGAGCTGTATACCTTTGGAGTTCTTGCAAAAGTTTCTGATGACGTGGGTCTAGCCGTTTCATGGGTTGAGAAAGCTGCATTGCCTGAGGATAGACGACAT GGGCTTTTGAGAAGATTACATTCTTTACTGTCTCTCAAAACAACAAACGTTCCAGATGCTAGTTCTTTTGAGGAAGATTCCaaggattcttcttcttatgccGTAGTGAATAAGCCCAAGGATTCCAAGAATTATGATATTGATTCTGGCCTGAAACTCACTAAACAACATGAACCTTCGCCACTTTGGTCATCCCATCCTCTAAGCCTCAAGCTTGGTAATACCCAATTTAGCATGTCCAAGGGAAAGGTTGCTATAAGCCTTGTTGGATTAATCATATGTTATGCTTTGAAGAGAAAACGAGCTGCTTTGATACG GATCATTCGCAGACAGATGGAGTCTACGAGAAAAGCATTTGTAGATTTCTGGAAGCTTGCTTTTTCATACCAAGTGAATCCTCTTGCAGCAATTCAATCCATACCAAACAGCACAACATGA
- the LOC109132242 gene encoding probable F-box protein At5g47300 has protein sequence MVMPDGFPRDLLEEILCRVPATSLQRIRYSCRLWNNICDTRRFTRKHFRKAPKQCLILMMNEFRVSSMSLNLFKNPSTRALSLPDPCFSSEQFEISKVSHWEGLLLCTNVYQTRIVVWNPCTGETRWIQTRQTGGTCALGSYHDKNSHGKSYKILCYNMGKFYPRPEFAIYESNSNSWRTIDTTLECHVEHSEFCVSLKGNTYWVVSAVKQKQLGVFLLAFDYTTETFRRLCLPYQCPSFEVVSLSVVREEKLSVLLQRDARSVTEI, from the coding sequence ATGGTGATGCCGGACGGCTTTCCAAGGGATTTGTTAGAGGAGATACTTTGTCGCGTTCCGGCCACATCTCTGCAGAGGATACGATATAGTTGCAGACTATGGAACAACATATGCGACACTAGGAGATTCACAAGAAAGCACTTCCGTAAAGCCCCGAAGCAGTGTCTGATTCTCATGATGAACGAGTTTAGGGTTTCTTCGATGAGCCTTAACCTCTTTAAAAATCCATCCACACGTGCACTTAGCTTGCCCGACCCTTGTTTTAGTTCAGAACAATTCGAGATTTCCAAAGTCTCACACTGGGAGGGATTATTACTATGCACCAACGTATACCAAACTAGAAtcgtggtttggaacccgtgTACTGGTGAAACCAGATGGATTCAAACTAGACAAACTGGCGGCACCTGTGCTCTTGGATCTTACCATGACAAGAATTCTCACGGTAAGAGCTACAAAATACTGTGCTATAATATGGGTAAATTCTACCCGAGACCAGAATTTGCAATTTATGAGAGCAACTCTAACTCATGGAGGACTATTGATACAACCCTTGAGTGCCACGTAGAACATAGTGAGTTCTGCGTGTCTTTGAAAGGAAATACTTATTGGGTTGTTTCAGCTGTAAAACAGAAACAGCTTGGCGTATTCTTACTTGCTTTTGATTATACAACTGAAACATTCAGACGTCTCTGTCTTCCGTATCAGTGTCCTAGTTTTGAAGTAGTGTCTCTATCAGTtgttagagaagagaagctttcGGTGTTGTTGCAACGCGACGCTAGATCAGTGACAGAGATATGA
- the LOC104764489 gene encoding transcription factor DIVARICATA-like, translating into MVSIPRWTKEDNKHFEIALAQFPEGSPSILESIAEHLRKPVEEVKFYYDDLVYDVEQIETGKVPLPKYRDDDDDYVSLKKAAESKSQGTGRKKGIPWTPEEHRLFLDGLEKYGKGDWKSISRECVKTRSPMQVASHAQKYYLRQSSDSKKGKRSSIHDVTLGHADNVTVPGSNLKSMGHQPHFGDQIPPDQYYQHYSQDNFGLFDDDAHGGCLPSYDELYSYKF; encoded by the exons ATGGTTTCGATTCCGCGGTGGACGAAGGAAGATAACAAGCATTTTGAGATTGCTCTGGCGCAATTCCCGGAGGGCTCGCCGTCTATTTTGGAGAGTATCGCCGAGCATCTGCGGAAACCGGTGGAGGAGGTGAAGTTCTACTACGACGATTTGGTCTACGATGTTGAGCAGATCGAAACAGGTAAGGTTCCTTTGCCCAAGTACCGGGATGATGATGACGATTACGTGTCACTGAAGAAAGCGGCTGAGTCCAAAAGCCAAGGCACGGGGAGAAAGAAGGGAATTCCTTGGACACCAGAGGAACATAG ATTGTTTCTGGATGGACTAGAGAAGTACGGGAAAGGAGATTGGAAGAGCATCTCGAGGGAATGTGTGAAGACAAGGAGCCCGATGCAAGTGGCAAGCCATGCTCAGAAGTATTACTTAAGGCAAAGTTCTGACAGTAAGAAGGGGAAACGCTCGAGTATCCATGACGTGACTCTGGGACATGCGGACAATGTAACCGTTCCTGGGTCCAACTTGAAGTCTATGGGACATCAGCCACATTTTGGTGACCAAATTCCTCCGGATCAATATTACCAACACTACTCGCAGGACAACTTCGGgctttttgatgatgatgctcaTGGTGGGTGTTTACCAAGCTATGATGAATTATATTCTTACAAGTTTTGA
- the LOC104704166 gene encoding transcription factor DIVARICATA-like, whose translation MTSSPRWTRDEDKRFEKALNEYRGVAVSPYFFGKIAHSVNKPVNEVYYYYQALVDDVELIQSDNFDLPRYREDDYKSLKEATQSKNKVKEKAKGNPWTEEEHRSFLEGLEKYGKGDWKNISRECVKTRNPMQVASHAQKYYLRQSSDGKKGKRSSIHDITLGDIPGPNLKPMGGQPEFGGQIPPYQNYYSQNNVGPL comes from the exons ATGACTTCGAGTCCGAGGTGGACGAGGGATGAGGACAAGCGTTTTGAGAAAGCTCTGAACGAATACCGGGGCGTAGCTGTCTCGCCgtatttttttgggaaaatcgCCCATTCTGTGAACAAACCGGTCAATGAGGTGTATTACTACTACCAGGCGTTGGTCGACGATGTTGAGCTCATCCAATCGGATAACTTTGACTTGCCTAGGTACCGAGAGGACGATTACAAGTCACTGAAGGAGGCGACTCAGTCCAAAAACAAGGTCAAGGAGAAAGCGAAGGGGAATCCTTGGACAGAAGAGGAACACAG GTCTTTTCTAGAAGGACTAGAGAAGTACGGGAAAGGAGATTGGAAGAACATATCGAGGGAATGTGTGAAGACAAGGAATCCGATGCAAGTGGCAAGCCATGCTCAGAAGTATTACTTAAGGCAAAGTTCTGACGGTAAGAAGGGGAAACGCTCGAGTATCCATGACATTACTCTGGGAGATATCCCTGGACCCAACTTGAAGCCTATGGGCGGGCAGCCAGAATTTGGTGGCCAAATTCCTCCGTATCAAAACTATTATTCCCAAAACAACGTCGGGCCTTTGTGA
- the LOC104704175 gene encoding transcription factor DIVARICATA-like, with protein sequence MASIPQWTWDEHKRFEIAVAQSLVDSSSSLENIAKLLKKPFEEVKYYYEALVYDVGMIESDNIALPKYRDDDYVSLKEARKPIHIIKGRFWTEEEHRLFLAGLNKYGKGEWKMISREFVKTKNHMQVATHAQKYYKRQQLGSKKKRSTILDITLESITGKPDFGMHNPPHDDDHPPSRGSCLGPEMCKE encoded by the exons ATGGCTTCGATTCCGCAGTGGACGTGGGACGAACACAAGCGTTTTGAGATAGCTGTGGCTCAATCCCTGGTGGACTCGTCGTCTTCTTTAGAGAATATCGCCAAGCTTCTGAAGAAACCTTTCGAGGAGGTGAAGTACTACTACGAAGCGTTGGTCTACGATGTTGGAATGATCGAATCGGATAACATTGCTTTGCCCAAGTACCGGGACGACGATTACGTGTCATTGAAGGAAGCGAGAAAGCCCATACATATAATAAAGGGAAGATTTTGGACAGAAGAGGAACACAG attgtttctgGCTGGATTGAACAAGTATGGGAAAGGAGAATGGAAGATGATATCAAGAGAATTTGTCAAGACAAAGAACCATATGCAAGTGGCAACCCATGCTCAGAAGTATTACAAAAGGCAGCAATTGGGGAGTAAGAAGAAACGCTCGACTATCCTTGACATAACTTTGGAGTCTATCACAGGCAAGCCAGATTTTGGAATGCATAACCCTCCgcatgatgatgatcatccGCCGTCCCGAGGCTCTTGTCTTGGACCTGAGATGtgtaaagaatga
- the LOC104704181 gene encoding transcription factor DIVARICATA-like encodes MAENSWTREENEKFKDSLVVFSAFLPTRFEKIAEYLQKPVPDVKKHYEEMVNDLLRGIAFPNELNEAQSSYEAERTKWSKETHEWFLIGLKRYGKDWRKIAILLDTKNPMQVAMYAHKYFNWQNSEKNVIDSPRANDIPDLVDNKIVNDVMKRRRHNNITLVDNNVDSTGQEELIHPQWQPQQEPVVRSPC; translated from the exons ATGGCTGAAAATTCATGGACGAGAGAGGAGAACGAGAAGTTCAAGGATTCACTAGTGGTGTTCTCTGCCTTTTTGCCTACTCGTTTCGAGAAAATTGCCGAGTATTTGCAAAAACCGGTGCCTGATGTTAAGAAGCATTACGAGGAAATGGTCAATGATCTTTTACGAGGAATAGCTTTTCCTAATGAATTAAATGAGGCTCAGAGTTCCTACGAGGCAGAGAGAACTAAATGGAGCAAAGAAACACACGA ATGGTTTCTGATCGGTTTAAAGCGGTATGGGAAAGACTGGCGTAAAATTGCTATCTTACTGGATACCAAGAACCCGATGCAAGTCGCAATGTATGCACATAAGTATTTCAACTGGCAAAACTCTGAGAAAAATGTGATAGATTCGCCAAGAGCCAACGACATACCTGATCTGGTGGACAACAAAATTGTGAATGATGTGATGAAACGACGGAGACACAACAACATAACTCTGGTGGACAACAATGTGGACTCGACAGGCCAAGAAGAGCTAATTCATCCACAGTGGCAGCCACAACAAGAGCCAGTTGTTCGTTCACCATGCTAA
- the LOC104771685 gene encoding cationic amino acid transporter 7, chloroplastic-like, protein MEAQYRNYGGDTSFSSLRVYLNSLSDTSSRFSRRAVSVSTSYDEMSRVRAVSGEQMRRTLRWYDLIGLGIGGMIGAGVFVTTGRASRLYAGPSIVVSYAIAGLCALLSAFCYTEFAVHLPVAGGAFSYIRITFGEFPAFITGANLIMDYVMSNAAVSRGFTAYLGSAFGISTSEWRFVVSGLPNGFNEIDPIAVTVVLAVTFIICYSTRESSKVNMVLTALHIAFIVFVIVMGFWKGDVKNLTRPDNPDNPSGFFPFGASGVFNGAAMVYLSYIGYDAVSTMAEEVKDPVKDIPMGISGSVAIVIVLYCLMALSMSMLLPYDLIDAEAPYSAAFSKSEGWEWVTKVVGIGASFGILTSLLVAMLGQARYMCVIGRSRVIPTWFAKVHPKTSTPVNASAFLGIFTAALALFTDLNVLLNLVSIGTLFVFYMVANAVIFRRYVVVGYTKPWPTLSFLCLFSITSVFFTLVWQLAPPGPLRWFMLGASAVTAIAIVQIFHCVVPQAMIPEFWGVPLMPWTPCVSISLNIFLLGSLEAPSYIRFGCFSGLAVLVYVFYSVHASFDAEGDGSLDFKDMESLERINRSVLC, encoded by the exons ATGGAGGCCCAATACCGCAACTACGGCGGAGACACCTCCTTCTCTAGCCTCCGCGTCTACCTCAACTCACTCTCCGACACTTCCTCCCGCTTCTCCCGCCGCGCCGTTTCCGTTTCCACTTCCTACGACGAGATGAGCCGCGTACGCGCCGTCTCCGGCGAACAGATGCGTCGCACTCTCCGTTGGTACGATCTCATCGGACTCGGAATCGGCGGAATGATAGGCGCCGGTGTCTTCGTCACCACCGGCCGTGCTAGTCGCCTCTACGCTGGTCCATCAATCGTCGTCTCATACGCAATCGCCGGACTCTGCGCTCTCCTCTCCGCCTTCTGTTACACCGAGTTCGCCGTCCACCTCCCCGTCGCCGGCGGCGCTTTCAGCTACATCCGCATCACATTCG GCGAGTTCCCGGCGTTTATAACCGGAGCGAATCTGATAATGGACTACGTCATGTCAAACGCCGCCGTTTCGAGAGGGTTCACCGCTTACCTCGGATCCGCTTTCGGAATCTCAACGTCGGAGTGGAGATTCGTCGTCTCCGGTCTCCCAAACGGATTCAACGAGATCGATCCGATCGCCGTTACCGTCGTCCTCGCCGTCACTTTCATCATCTGTTACAGCACGAGAGAGAGTTCGAAGGTGAACATGGTGTTGACGGCGTTACACATTGCCTTCATTGTGTTCGTCATCGTTATGGGTTTTTGGAAAGGAGACGTGAAGAATTTAACCCGACCCGATAACCCGGATAACCCGTCCGGATTCTTCCCTTTCGGAGCTTCGGGTGTGTTTAACGGAGCTGCTATGGTTTACCTAAGTTACATAGGATACGACGCCGTTTCGACAATGGCTGAAGAAGTAAAAGACCCGGTCAAAGATATACCAATGGGAATCTCTGGCTCAGTCGCAATCGTCATTGTACTTTACTGTTTAATGGCTCTGTCCATGTCAATGCTCCTCCCGTACGATCTG ATAGATGCTGAAGCACCGTATTCGGCGGCGTTTAGTAAATCAGAAGGATGGGAATGGGTGACGAAAGTGGTTGGGATTGGAGCAAGTTTTGGGATATTGACGTCGTTGTTGGTAGCCATGTTGGGTCAGGCTAGGTACATGTGTGTGATCGGACGGTCAAGAGTGATCCCTACTTGGTTTGCTAAGGTTCATCCCAAGACTTCTACTCCAGTCAACGCTTCCGCTTTTCTTG GAATATTCACGGCTGCTCTCGCCCTCTTCACCGACCTAAACGTCCTCTTAAACCTAGTCTCTATCGGAACGCTCTTTGTCTTCTACATGGTGGCAAACGCCGTTATATTCCGCCGTTATGTAGTGGTGGGATACACCAAGCCATGGCCAACACTCTCTTTCCTTTGCCTATTCTCCATAACCTCAGTTTTTTTCACCTTAGTCTGGCAACTCGCACCGCCAGGGCCACTTAGATGGTTCATGCTCGGAGCCAGCGCGGTCACGGCTATAGCCATCGTGCAAATATTCCATTGTGTTGTACCTCAAGCTATGATCCCTGAGTTTTGGGGTGTACCGTTGATGCCGTGGACTCCATGCGTTTCGATATCTTTGAACATTTTCTTGCTTGGATCGTTGGAGGCTCCTTCTTATATCAGATTCGGGTGCTTCTCGGGATTGGCAGTGCTTGTGTATGTGTTTTATAGTGTTCATGCGAGCTTTGATGCTGAAGGAGATGGGTCTCTTGATTTCAAAGACATGGAAAGCCTTGAAAGAATCAACAGATCAGTTTTGTGTTAA
- the LOC104704190 gene encoding cationic amino acid transporter 7, chloroplastic-like, producing the protein MDAEAPYSAAFSKSEGWEWVTKVVGIGASFGILTSLLVAMLGQARYMCVIGRSRVIPTWFAKVHPKTSTPVNASAFLGIFTAALALFTDLNVLLNLVSIGTLFVFYMVANAVIFRRYVVVGYTKPWPTLSFLCLFSITSVFFTLVWQLAPPGPLRWFMLGASAVTAIAIVQIFHCVVPQAMIPEFWGVPLMPWTPCVSISLNIFLLGSLEAPSYIRFGCFSGLAVLVYVFYSVHASFDAEGDGSLDFKDMESLERINXDSCNIFILLPNQL; encoded by the exons ATGG ATGCTGAAGCACCGTATTCGGCGGCGTTTAGTAAATCAGAAGGATGGGAATGGGTGACGAAAGTGGTTGGGATTGGAGCAAGTTTTGGGATATTGACGTCGTTGTTGGTAGCCATGTTGGGTCAGGCTAGGTACATGTGTGTGATCGGACGGTCAAGAGTGATCCCTACTTGGTTTGCTAAGGTTCATCCCAAGACTTCTACTCCAGTCAACGCTTCCGCTTTTCTTG GAATATTCACGGCTGCTCTCGCCCTCTTCACCGACCTAAACGTCCTCTTAAACCTAGTCTCTATCGGAACGCTCTTTGTCTTCTACATGGTGGCAAACGCCGTTATATTCCGCCGTTATGTAGTGGTGGGATACACCAAGCCATGGCCAACACTCTCTTTCCTTTGCCTATTCTCCATAACCTCAGTTTTTTTCACCTTAGTCTGGCAACTCGCACCGCCAGGGCCACTTAGATGGTTCATGCTCGGAGCCAGCGCGGTCACGGCTATAGCCATCGTGCAAATATTCCATTGTGTTGTACCTCAAGCTATGATCCCTGAGTTTTGGGGTGTACCGTTGATGCCGTGGACTCCATGCGTTTCGATATCTTTGAACATTTTCTTGCTTGGATCGTTGGAGGCTCCTTCTTATATCAGATTCGGGTGCTTCTCGGGATTGGCAGTGCTTGTGTATGTGTTTTATAGTGTTCATGCGAGCTTTGATGCTGAAGGAGATGGGTCTCTTGATTTCAAAGACATGGAAAGCCTTGAAAGAATCAACANAGATTCTTGCAATATCTTCATTTTATTACCAAATCAACTTTAG
- the LOC109130003 gene encoding cationic amino acid transporter 7, chloroplastic-like, translating to SGIFTAALALFTDLNVLLNLVSIGTLFVFYMVANAVIFRRYVVVGYTKPWPTLSFLCLFSITSVFFTLVWQLAPPGPLRWFMLGASAVTAIAIVQIFHCVVPQAMIPEFWGVPLMPWTPCVSISLNIFLLGSLEAPSYIRFGCFSGLAVLVYVFYSVHASFDAEGDGSLDFKDMESLERINRSVLC from the coding sequence TCAGGAATATTCACGGCTGCTCTCGCCCTCTTCACCGACCTAAACGTCCTCTTAAACCTAGTCTCTATCGGAACGCTCTTTGTCTTCTACATGGTGGCAAACGCCGTTATATTCCGCCGTTATGTAGTGGTGGGATACACCAAGCCATGGCCAACACTCTCTTTCCTTTGCCTATTCTCCATAACCTCAGTTTTTTTCACCTTAGTCTGGCAACTCGCACCGCCAGGGCCACTTAGATGGTTCATGCTCGGAGCCAGCGCGGTCACGGCTATAGCCATCGTGCAAATATTCCATTGTGTTGTACCTCAAGCTATGATCCCTGAGTTTTGGGGTGTACCGTTGATGCCGTGGACTCCATGCGTTTCGATATCTTTGAACATTTTCTTGCTTGGATCGTTGGAGGCTCCTTCTTATATCAGATTCGGGTGCTTCTCGGGATTGGCAGTGCTTGTGTATGTGTTTTATAGTGTTCATGCGAGCTTTGATGCTGAAGGAGATGGGTCTCTTGATTTCAAAGACATGGAAAGCCTTGAAAGAATCAACAGATCAGTTTTGTGTTAA
- the LOC104704199 gene encoding 40S ribosomal protein S17-2 — protein sequence MGRVRTKTVKKSSRQVIEKYYSRMTLDFHTNKKILEEVAIIPSKRLRNKIAGFSTHLMKRIQKGPVRGISLKLQEEERERRMDFVPDESAIKTDEIKVDKETLEMLAFLGMSDTSGFSTVEPQAFAAPG from the coding sequence ATGGGTCGTGTTCGTACCAAAACAGTGAAGAAGTCTTCACGTCAGGTGATTGAGAAGTACTACTCACGTATGACTCTTGACTTCCACACCAACAAAAAGATCTTGGAAGAAGTCGCAATCATCCCATCCAAAAGACTACGCAACAAGATTGCTGGGTTCTCCACCCACTTGATGAAACGTATCCAAAAGGGTCCAGTCCGTGGGATCTCACTCAAGCTACAAGAGGAAGAACGCGAGAGAAGAATGGACTTTGTCCCCGACGAGTCAGCCATTAAAACCGATGAGATTAAGGTGGACAAAGAGACACTAGAGATGCTTGCTTTTTTGGGAATGTCTGATACTAGTGGGTTTTCTACAGTGGAGCCACAAGCTTTTGCTGCACCCGGC
- the LOC104771603 gene encoding 40S ribosomal protein S17-2-like, producing MGRVRTKTVKKSSRQVIEKYYSRMTLDFHTNKKILEEVAIIPSKRLRNKIAGFSTHLMKRIQKGPVRGISLKLQEEERERRMDFVPDESAIKTDEIKVDKETLEMLAFLGMSDTSGFSTVEPQAFAAPGNNLFSRPAKRY from the coding sequence ATGGGTCGTGTTCGTACCAAAACAGTGAAGAAGTCTTCACGTCAGGTGATTGAGAAGTACTACTCACGTATGACTCTTGACTTCCACACCAACAAAAAGATCTTGGAAGAAGTCGCAATCATCCCATCCAAAAGACTACGCAACAAGATTGCTGGGTTCTCCACCCACTTGATGAAACGTATCCAAAAGGGTCCAGTCCGTGGGATCTCACTCAAGCTACAAGAGGAAGAACGCGAGAGAAGAATGGACTTTGTCCCCGACGAGTCAGCCATTAAAACCGATGAGATTAAGGTGGACAAAGAGACACTAGAGATGCTTGCTTTTTTGGGAATGTCTGATACTAGTGGGTTTTCTACAGTGGAGCCACAAGCTTTTGCTGCACCCGGCAACAATTTGTTTAGCAGGCCAGCAAAGAGATACTAA